One Moorella sp. E308F DNA segment encodes these proteins:
- the modA gene encoding molybdate ABC transporter substrate-binding protein: MGLLLFGLLVLAGCGKSQSQLGGNNKEADNAAGRSLLVYSGAGLKNPVEEIGAAFQAKAGIKVTYTFGGAAQLNNQILLTGQGDVYLPGDIAELKPIKEKNLVAWEKNVVYHIPVLAVPKGNPAGIHKLADLGRPGVKVALGDPQANPIGKLADQLLQKHGLLEAVNKNVVVRTPTVNELVVYLSTKQADAAVIWEENYQGAKDRLDLVPVPELKDYVKTVPVAVLNCSEDKELAQQLAEFITSPPAYQIWQKWGYKPVNP; encoded by the coding sequence TTGGGCTTACTATTATTTGGGTTGCTGGTGCTGGCCGGCTGCGGTAAAAGCCAAAGCCAGCTGGGAGGTAATAATAAGGAGGCGGACAACGCTGCCGGGCGCTCCCTTTTAGTCTATAGCGGCGCCGGCCTCAAAAACCCGGTCGAGGAAATTGGTGCCGCCTTTCAAGCCAAAGCAGGGATAAAGGTTACCTATACCTTTGGCGGCGCGGCCCAGCTCAACAACCAGATCCTGTTAACCGGGCAGGGAGACGTCTACCTGCCGGGGGATATAGCGGAATTAAAGCCTATTAAAGAGAAAAACCTGGTAGCATGGGAAAAGAATGTTGTTTATCACATCCCGGTGCTGGCGGTACCGAAGGGCAACCCTGCCGGCATCCACAAATTAGCCGATCTGGGGCGGCCGGGAGTGAAAGTAGCCCTGGGTGATCCCCAGGCCAATCCTATCGGCAAGCTGGCCGACCAGCTCTTGCAAAAGCACGGCCTTCTGGAGGCAGTCAATAAAAATGTGGTGGTCAGGACGCCGACGGTAAACGAACTGGTGGTATATTTAAGCACCAAACAAGCCGACGCCGCCGTCATCTGGGAGGAAAATTACCAGGGGGCAAAAGACAGGCTCGATCTGGTGCCAGTACCCGAACTAAAGGATTACGTCAAAACAGTACCTGTGGCAGTGCTGAATTGTTCTGAAGACAAGGAGCTGGCCCAACAGCTGGCCGAATTTATAACTTCACCACCGGCCTACCAGATTTGGCAAAAATGGGGTTACAAGCCGGTTAACCCGTGA
- a CDS encoding Rossmann-like domain-containing protein, whose protein sequence is MHFLEGIREKFYRLVKDRHLSGEEEIQVVSARPLTPEEAIGRPERQDFPLLKGKEVMLQATFAGAVGQAYTDMPGNYQGTLKDVLSLPLRNNYERAIFIATLNAVMRHFKLVDKTIHCRDQEPGLCAARLVEYVRERFGNPRIAFIGLQPAMVASLAGHFPIRVTDLDPDNVGQRKNGVMIEDARYTEEIIEWSDLVLATGTTAVNDTLTAIVGRKPVIFYGVTISGIARLAGYEQYCSFGH, encoded by the coding sequence ATGCATTTCTTAGAAGGCATCAGAGAAAAATTTTACAGGCTGGTAAAAGACAGGCACCTGAGCGGTGAGGAAGAAATCCAGGTGGTCAGCGCCCGACCCCTCACGCCTGAAGAAGCCATCGGCCGGCCGGAACGCCAGGACTTCCCTCTCTTGAAAGGTAAAGAAGTGATGCTCCAGGCCACCTTTGCTGGCGCGGTGGGGCAGGCATATACCGATATGCCGGGGAATTACCAGGGCACCCTGAAGGATGTCCTTTCCCTACCACTGCGTAACAACTACGAACGGGCCATATTTATAGCCACCCTGAACGCCGTGATGCGGCATTTCAAGCTGGTAGACAAGACCATCCACTGCCGTGATCAAGAACCGGGGCTGTGTGCTGCCCGCCTGGTAGAATATGTCCGGGAGCGTTTCGGCAACCCCCGGATTGCTTTTATCGGCCTGCAGCCGGCCATGGTGGCCAGCCTGGCCGGTCATTTTCCCATCCGGGTAACCGACCTGGACCCGGATAATGTCGGTCAGCGCAAAAACGGGGTTATGATAGAAGACGCCCGGTATACAGAGGAAATTATTGAATGGAGCGACCTGGTACTGGCGACCGGTACGACAGCGGTAAATGATACCCTGACAGCGATAGTGGGCCGGAAACCGGTTATCTTTTACGGGGTAACCATCAGCGGTATTGCCCGCCTGGCCGGTTACGAGCAGTATTGTTCTTTTGGGCATTGA
- a CDS encoding ABC transporter permease: MGAKLFKMVNVLITSMVVLFILAAVSTVLIRGIPYIPASLKAPELVFAIRLSLITSIVSTTACLLVAMPVAYTLARYNLPGQGIAANLLRIPLTLPPVVSGVCLLLLFGTTTFGEILTRMGLRFVFTVPGIILAQFFVNLPSLITVLKAAIEAVDIRLEYVARTLGCTPSRAFLKVTLPLIRNNILAGLVLTWGKALGEFGAVLMLAGATRFKTETLPISLYLNMATGDMEALMASAAILILIAVISLAVFERAGVKLYERVPGL, from the coding sequence TTGGGGGCAAAACTTTTTAAAATGGTTAACGTGTTGATAACTTCAATGGTAGTGCTCTTTATTTTAGCAGCCGTAAGTACTGTGCTGATAAGGGGTATTCCTTACATTCCTGCCTCTCTGAAGGCGCCGGAACTGGTCTTCGCCATCAGGCTCAGCCTGATAACATCTATAGTTTCAACAACCGCCTGCCTGCTGGTAGCTATGCCGGTGGCCTATACCCTGGCCCGCTACAACCTGCCGGGCCAGGGTATAGCAGCCAATCTTTTAAGAATCCCTTTAACCCTGCCGCCAGTTGTCTCCGGCGTTTGCCTGCTCCTGCTTTTTGGCACTACGACCTTTGGCGAAATCCTAACCAGGATGGGTTTACGTTTTGTGTTTACCGTACCCGGGATTATCCTGGCCCAATTTTTCGTCAATCTTCCTTCCCTGATTACCGTTCTAAAGGCTGCTATCGAGGCCGTGGATATCCGCCTGGAATATGTGGCCAGGACCCTGGGCTGTACCCCGTCCCGGGCTTTTCTGAAGGTGACGTTACCGTTAATACGTAATAATATCCTTGCCGGCCTGGTTCTTACCTGGGGTAAAGCCCTGGGGGAATTTGGGGCGGTGCTTATGCTGGCCGGCGCCACCAGGTTTAAAACGGAAACCCTGCCCATCTCCCTTTACTTAAATATGGCTACCGGCGACATGGAGGCCCTGATGGCTTCGGCTGCCATCCTGATCCTGATCGCCGTGATTTCCCTGGCCGTTTTTGAACGGGCAGGAGTAAAGCTGTACGAGCGGGTGCCGGGCCTGTGA